Proteins co-encoded in one bacterium genomic window:
- a CDS encoding pyrroloquinoline quinone biosynthesis protein PqqE: MLASRPLTLVAELTYRCPLRCPYCSNPLDCGDARYRRELTTEEWVRVFREARSLGVLQLGLSGGEPLVRRDLEDLVAAAAELGLYSTLVTSAVPLTRERLARLRELGLDHVQISVQDSRPDESDRIAGTRSFERKLEAAEWVKALGFPLTLNVVLHRQNLDRIEEIIDLAERLGADRLELANTQYMGWAMLNRAALLPTREQLERAEKVAAEARSRVGPRMQIIFVLSDYYEDYPKPCMGGWGRRAMVVAPNGDVMPCHGAVVIPGLEFANVRDHPLEWIWFESEAFNRFRGTDWMPEPCRSCDRREIDFGGCRCQALLLTGDAAATDPVCRFSPHHDRIVRAREEAPPSRLVNLTFRSMKPPAPAGSAVAESK, from the coding sequence ATGCTCGCGAGTAGGCCGCTCACTCTCGTCGCGGAGCTGACGTACCGGTGTCCGCTCCGCTGCCCCTACTGCTCCAACCCGCTGGACTGCGGCGACGCCCGCTACCGGCGGGAGCTCACCACGGAGGAGTGGGTGCGGGTGTTCCGCGAGGCGCGTTCGCTCGGCGTCCTCCAGCTCGGCCTCTCGGGCGGAGAGCCGCTGGTCCGGCGAGATCTCGAAGATCTCGTGGCCGCGGCCGCGGAGCTGGGACTGTACAGCACGCTGGTCACCTCGGCCGTGCCGCTGACCCGGGAGCGGCTGGCCCGCCTGCGAGAGCTCGGGCTCGACCACGTGCAGATCAGCGTCCAGGACAGCCGCCCCGACGAGTCGGATCGGATCGCGGGAACCCGCTCCTTCGAGCGGAAGCTGGAGGCGGCGGAGTGGGTGAAGGCGCTGGGGTTCCCGCTGACGCTGAACGTCGTGCTCCACCGGCAGAACCTCGACCGCATCGAGGAGATCATCGACCTCGCCGAGCGGCTGGGGGCCGACCGGCTCGAGCTGGCCAACACGCAGTACATGGGTTGGGCGATGCTGAACCGCGCGGCGCTGCTGCCGACGCGGGAGCAGCTCGAGCGCGCCGAGAAGGTCGCCGCCGAGGCGCGCTCACGCGTCGGCCCCCGCATGCAGATCATCTTCGTGCTGTCCGACTACTACGAGGACTACCCGAAGCCGTGCATGGGCGGCTGGGGGCGCAGGGCGATGGTCGTGGCGCCCAACGGCGATGTCATGCCGTGCCACGGCGCGGTGGTGATCCCGGGCCTCGAGTTCGCCAACGTCCGGGACCATCCGCTCGAATGGATCTGGTTCGAGTCGGAGGCGTTCAACCGGTTCCGGGGCACGGACTGGATGCCCGAGCCGTGCCGGAGCTGCGATCGGCGCGAGATCGACTTCGGCGGCTGCCGCTGTCAGGCCTTGCTCCTCACCGGCGACGCGGCGGCGACGGATCCTGTGTGCCGGTTCTCGCCGCACCACGATCGCATCGTCCGAGCGCGTGAGGAGGCGCCCCCGAGTCGGCTGGTCAACCTGACCTTCCGCTCGATGAAGCCGCCGGCGCCGGCCGGATCCGCGGTCGCCGAGTCAAAGTGA
- a CDS encoding pyrroloquinoline quinone biosynthesis protein C (Required in the synthesis of PPQ, but its exact function is unknown), which yields MANGEDRQDTPWSREEFEQQLRALRYRYHDRHPFHVRMNAGELTPEMLRRWVANRYYYQKSIPIKDAAILSNCPEPAVRRVWIQRIIDHDGAREGEGGIEAWLRLGEALGLTREEMLDERHVLPAVRYAVDAYVNFCRTRPWIEAVASSLTELFGPGAIRERLAAFEKHYPWIDPEGLAYFRARLDQAPRDAEYALALVLDRCRTREQQERAVQALAFKCDLLWAQLDAIAQGDTRPQEPAAAVSP from the coding sequence ATGGCCAACGGCGAGGATCGCCAGGACACGCCCTGGAGCCGTGAGGAGTTCGAGCAGCAGCTGCGCGCGCTGCGGTACCGTTATCACGACCGCCATCCCTTCCACGTGCGCATGAACGCGGGCGAGCTGACGCCCGAGATGCTGCGCCGCTGGGTGGCGAACCGCTACTACTACCAGAAGAGCATCCCCATCAAGGACGCGGCGATCCTCTCGAACTGCCCGGAGCCCGCGGTGCGGCGGGTCTGGATCCAGCGGATCATCGACCACGACGGCGCGCGGGAAGGCGAGGGCGGCATCGAGGCGTGGCTGCGGCTGGGTGAGGCGCTCGGGTTGACGCGGGAGGAGATGCTGGACGAGCGGCACGTGCTGCCGGCGGTCCGGTACGCCGTGGACGCGTACGTCAACTTCTGCCGCACGCGGCCGTGGATCGAGGCGGTGGCGTCCTCGCTCACGGAGCTCTTCGGCCCGGGCGCGATCCGCGAGCGGCTCGCCGCGTTCGAGAAGCACTATCCCTGGATCGACCCCGAGGGGCTCGCGTACTTCCGCGCCCGCCTCGATCAAGCGCCGCGCGACGCCGAGTACGCGCTCGCGCTGGTGCTGGACCGCTGCCGGACGCGCGAGCAGCAGGAGCGCGCCGTCCAGGCGCTGGCGTTCAAGTGCGATCTGCTCTGGGCCCAGTTGGACGCGATCGCGCAGGGCGACACCCGGCCGCAGGAGCCTGCCGCCGCTGTGAGCCCATGA
- a CDS encoding formate--tetrahydrofolate ligase, whose amino-acid sequence MLTDIQIAQAAKLRPIVDVAAELGLGEDEIETYGRYKAKIHLDAIERRAGEPGKLVLVTGINPTPAGEGKSTTAVGLADGLRLRNRKVVLCLREPSLGPVFGIKGGATGGGYAQVLPMEDINLHFTGDFHAITSAHALLSAMLDNHLHQGNALGLDPRRIVWRRAVDMNDRALRNIVIGLGGPGDGVPRQDGFMITAASEVMAIFCLASGRQDLERRLGEIIVGYDREGQPIRAAQLGAAGAMALLLKDAIQPNLVQTLGGTPALIHGGPFGNIAHGCNSLIATRAGLALGDVVVTEAGFGADLGAEKFFDIKCRVGGLEPAAAVVVATVRALKMHGGVALADLQTENADAVARGVENLEKHVENVRKFGVPPVVAINKFATDTEAEIAAIADACRRMDVPFAVADVHAQGGKGALELADAVLDVVAHGGARFAPLYELDLPLAAKIERIATEIYGADGVDYTPGAKRDLEKLESIGLRNVPVCMAKTQYSLSDDPKRLGRPRGFRITVREVTPSAGAGFVVVKTGDIMTMPGLPKKPAAEGMRIEEDGTIVGLF is encoded by the coding sequence ATGCTGACGGACATCCAGATCGCGCAGGCAGCGAAGCTCAGGCCGATCGTCGACGTGGCGGCGGAGCTGGGCCTCGGCGAGGACGAGATCGAGACCTACGGTCGCTACAAGGCCAAGATCCACCTGGACGCCATCGAGCGGCGCGCCGGCGAGCCCGGCAAGCTGGTCCTGGTCACCGGCATCAACCCCACGCCGGCAGGCGAGGGGAAGAGCACGACGGCGGTGGGGCTGGCGGACGGGCTGCGGCTCAGGAACCGGAAGGTCGTCCTGTGCCTGCGCGAGCCCAGCCTCGGTCCCGTGTTCGGCATCAAGGGCGGCGCGACGGGCGGCGGGTACGCGCAGGTGCTGCCGATGGAGGACATCAACCTCCACTTCACGGGCGATTTCCACGCGATCACGTCGGCGCACGCGTTGCTCTCCGCGATGCTGGACAACCACCTGCACCAGGGCAACGCGCTGGGGCTGGACCCGCGGCGCATCGTGTGGCGCCGCGCCGTGGACATGAACGACCGTGCGCTGCGCAACATCGTGATCGGTCTCGGCGGCCCGGGCGACGGCGTGCCGCGTCAGGACGGCTTCATGATCACAGCCGCGTCCGAGGTCATGGCGATCTTCTGTCTCGCCAGCGGACGCCAGGACCTGGAGCGGCGGCTCGGCGAGATCATCGTCGGCTACGACCGCGAGGGTCAGCCGATCCGCGCCGCGCAGCTCGGCGCCGCCGGCGCGATGGCGTTGCTGCTCAAGGACGCGATCCAGCCCAACCTCGTACAGACGCTGGGCGGCACGCCCGCGCTCATCCACGGCGGCCCGTTCGGCAACATCGCCCACGGCTGCAACTCGTTGATCGCGACGCGCGCCGGGCTCGCGCTGGGCGACGTCGTCGTGACGGAAGCCGGGTTCGGCGCCGACCTCGGCGCGGAGAAGTTCTTCGACATCAAGTGCCGGGTGGGCGGGCTGGAGCCGGCGGCGGCCGTCGTCGTGGCGACCGTGCGCGCGCTCAAGATGCACGGCGGTGTGGCGCTCGCGGACCTGCAGACGGAGAACGCCGATGCGGTGGCGCGCGGCGTCGAGAACCTGGAGAAGCACGTCGAGAACGTGCGCAAGTTCGGCGTGCCGCCCGTCGTCGCGATCAACAAGTTCGCGACGGACACGGAGGCGGAGATCGCCGCCATCGCAGACGCGTGCCGGCGCATGGACGTGCCCTTCGCGGTCGCGGACGTGCACGCGCAGGGTGGCAAGGGCGCGCTCGAGCTGGCGGACGCGGTGCTGGACGTGGTGGCGCACGGCGGCGCGCGCTTCGCACCGCTCTACGAGCTGGACCTGCCGCTGGCCGCGAAGATCGAGCGCATCGCGACGGAGATCTACGGCGCGGACGGAGTGGACTACACGCCCGGCGCGAAGCGCGACCTGGAGAAGCTCGAGTCCATCGGGCTCCGCAACGTGCCGGTGTGCATGGCGAAGACGCAGTACAGCCTGTCGGATGACCCGAAGCGTCTGGGCCGGCCGCGCGGGTTCCGCATCACGGTGCGCGAGGTCACGCCCTCGGCGGGCGCGGGCTTCGTCGTCGTCAAGACGGGCGACATCATGACCATGCCCGGTCTGCCGAAGAAGCCCGCGGCGGAGGGGATGCGGATCGAGGAGGACGGGACGATCGTGGGGTTGTTCTGA
- a CDS encoding thymidine kinase: MHEGVAGWIEVISGVMFSGKSEELMRRVRRAVLARKRVQVFKSSLDNRYGIDAIASHDGGRIQAEPIQSALELMEKVRPDTEVVAVDEVQFLDDDIVDAANALADRGVRVILAGTDMDFRGRPFGPIPALLAIAEKVDKLHAICVRCGELATRNQRLINGKPAPAEGPTIQVGGLESYEARCRRCHEVPSEAHAQTSLLE; encoded by the coding sequence ATGCACGAAGGTGTCGCTGGTTGGATCGAGGTCATCAGCGGCGTGATGTTCAGCGGCAAGTCCGAGGAACTCATGCGCCGCGTCCGCCGCGCCGTGCTGGCGCGTAAGCGGGTACAGGTCTTCAAGAGCTCGCTGGACAACCGCTACGGGATCGATGCCATCGCGTCCCACGACGGCGGCCGCATCCAGGCCGAACCCATCCAGTCGGCGCTCGAGCTGATGGAGAAGGTGCGGCCCGATACCGAGGTCGTCGCGGTGGACGAGGTCCAGTTCCTGGACGACGACATTGTCGACGCCGCCAATGCGCTCGCCGACCGCGGCGTCCGCGTGATCCTCGCCGGGACCGACATGGACTTCCGCGGCCGGCCGTTCGGACCGATCCCGGCGCTGCTCGCGATCGCGGAAAAGGTCGACAAGCTCCACGCGATCTGCGTGCGCTGCGGCGAGCTGGCTACACGCAACCAGCGGCTGATCAACGGCAAGCCGGCGCCGGCAGAGGGACCGACGATCCAGGTGGGCGGGCTCGAGTCCTACGAGGCGCGCTGCCGTCGCTGCCACGAGGTCCCGTCCGAGGCGCACGCGCAAACCTCCCTTCTCGAGTAG
- a CDS encoding tRNA-binding protein, protein MKPTTSIDTFNALDIRAGVVVRAEPFPEARKPAIKLWVDFGEEVGVKQSSAQLTRRYTPEGLVGTTVLGVVNFLPRRIAGFVSEVLILGVINPDDPGDVVLVRPDAAGVKGWELG, encoded by the coding sequence ATGAAGCCGACGACGTCGATCGACACGTTCAACGCGCTCGACATCCGTGCCGGCGTGGTCGTGCGCGCAGAGCCGTTCCCTGAGGCAAGGAAGCCCGCCATCAAGCTATGGGTGGACTTCGGCGAGGAGGTGGGCGTGAAGCAGTCCAGCGCACAGCTCACGCGCCGCTACACGCCGGAGGGCCTGGTCGGCACGACCGTGCTCGGCGTGGTCAACTTCCTGCCCCGCCGCATCGCGGGCTTCGTGAGCGAGGTGCTGATCCTGGGCGTGATCAACCCGGACGACCCGGGCGACGTGGTGCTGGTCCGGCCGGATGCGGCGGGGGTGAAGGGCTGGGAGTTAGGGTAG
- the pqqD gene encoding pyrroloquinoline quinone biosynthesis peptide chaperone PqqD: MRFGDDARPCLVKGSRLMWDEARKQHVLLVPEGALMLNRTAAEVLELCTGERTVAEIVAALQEKYPGAPVAEDVHELLGRIAERGLIADARE, translated from the coding sequence ATGCGGTTCGGAGACGATGCCCGGCCGTGCCTGGTCAAGGGCAGCCGCCTGATGTGGGACGAGGCCCGCAAGCAACACGTGCTCCTCGTCCCGGAAGGGGCGCTGATGCTCAACCGGACGGCGGCCGAGGTGCTGGAGCTCTGCACCGGCGAACGCACGGTGGCCGAGATCGTCGCCGCGCTGCAGGAGAAGTATCCGGGTGCGCCCGTCGCCGAGGACGTGCACGAGCTCCTCGGGCGCATCGCCGAGCGGGGACTGATCGCCGATGCTCGCGAGTAG